The genomic interval tgtatacgttgctttagCATTTACCTCAACTTTCTTGATTatgttcgcgtcccagttctcaaatggtagtggcttgccagtgccgtcagttggtagttcgaGCCCgatcttggtgatcatccagacttcgaactCGGTTTGCAGGTACGACTCCATTTGGCCTTTCTAGTAGCCGAAGTTTTCGCCGGAGAGGAGCGATGGATgagtggtgctatagccttcttggagagccattgaatcttgcacgaaaaaGTGAACAAAAAatttgtcccaggacttaatcctggattagtagtgtggtagaaggatagaaatagatattcacgaattttgagaaaaaataataaaatattatttcaaattttgccaaattcgatattttatcaatactaataaaccgtgaagagatgaaaatgaatttttcaaaaataattttagagggaaaaaacgaaaggcgtagtTGTACCAGTTTTGCCaaattatttttaccctatacgaacgagaaagcgacgaaaaaaatgctcgaacggtagttatACCAATTCAGAgtaaccccgctctgatatcaattgttggatcgagaagcgctaggggggatgaatagcactcgtggctttcactcgtttcggattcgtaaaacactcgagaagtagcagcggaaatagataaaataacaaacacacagaagactccaagtttacttagttcgaagcctagggcgactcctactccaaggcccgcgatcgttgattgctttcaatgggcaacaactataatatcgtaaatcttttacaagcaaataagtacaagtattaaactttaaaagattataccgacaaatacaaagatgaacgaagtggttgtcgattgtcggagtagcagagtctagttgaagctttcggagcagcgtacaagaTCACAAGTTCTTCTGTTCGAGTTCCTCTCGAAGCTGCACCCCAAGGCTTCTTTTTATTGCCTCTGCAAGACTGATCCAGGTCCTCGAAcctcgagatcagatttgacctgaagcggatcggtcgaccgatccccggttcggtcgaccgatcagatgacctccaccTGATCCGATCTGCTCGCTCCGCTTCAATCTGGTCAACTTCTAtcccatgttcggtcgaccgataaataggttcggtcgactgatcagctgctCTGACTCAGTCCAACCAgtttgatccagtcgacacccaaccttggttcggtcgaccgatccccttgtcGAGCTGGTCCAATCTCTGGAAAActgatctgctggcttgggggttcggtcggccgatcctcggttcggttgatcgatcataGCCGATTCCAACCCTGCACAAATATGTTAGttttctgcaaaacagagttagaatacaaCAAAAACTATATAAGATAAGTCTGACAGtgttcggactgtccggttctgacttcggatttctgaccgaaaatcctaggtcgaactgacgcctaatgttccctttacggggaacgcaccctcacctactcctctcaggagagttacctgttgccagtgcgatcctccagatcgactggacttttgctcggcgcttgatgcttccggactttctgctggacgctagctcctcgacccgtccagtcttccacctggttcgcgacaccaggacttttcacctagggttaccaccccctaggacttttgcctgaagccttcgacccaccaagactttccgcatagggttactaacccctatgacctagggttaccactccctagggttttccttcacctagcaTTActatcccctatgacctagggttacccaccctagggttttcaccttgcctagccgcagctaggacttttgcctaagtatcacttaggactttcctgcaagctccatgaaccttgttagataacaccacaacttaactttgaaccctttgctataatcaaaattcaggttcgatcatctggtgctcactgcaccaacaaaggCTTCAGTTCCTCCTCTTTTAACCTGAAGAGGAGGCGGCTGGAGGTGATGGATGTGAAAAAGAAGGGTTGTCGGTGATGGAGAAGATGAACTCTTCACTTCTAACCTAAAGTGGAGAGGGGATGATCTTTAATTCCTCCTCTTTTAACCCGAAGAGGAGGATTAAGAGGGCTCGGTGGTAAGAATGGAGCTCTCCTCTTCCTAACCCGAAAAAGCAGAGTTGTTGGGCATTGGGTTGGAAGCTTGTCGTGAGTTGCTTGAGGTGTAAGGGAAGATAATGGCAGATTGAGATGTAGAGGAGAGTTGGCGCCTTGCCAGTGGTGGATATGGAGAAGGATGGCAGCTGACCGGCAGATGTAGGAGAAGAAGACCGCTCGGTGAAGAAGGGTCGTCTGGTGTAGAATGCATGAGGAATAAGATGTTCTCCCCTTGTGAGAAAGGATCGTGCCAAAAAGAATAGGGATCAAAATTAAGGATTTTCTCTCCACCATTGGATCGACTTGGATTTGAATCAATGGAGCGAATTGGAGGATCTAAATGAAGGGAAGAGATGTGGATTTGGATTTTGGTTGATGGAAGAAGTTGATCTATTAGGGTATCAAGTGGATCTGAGTTTGAGTTGCTTCATTATAGTAAAAGGTGGAATCTCCCACGTCAGAGGTCTTACACGGCCAATCTCATAGTCATTTGTGATGAGATAAATTAGAAAGCTACAATTGATCATTTGGGGAAGGGTATTTttctcgactttgtcgagattcaaTCGTTTGCCTATTGTAGTTATATCTATCTTGCAGTAGCCAACTCAACTATGCTCCAAAGGCAAAAGTAAATGTTTGAGTTGCTTTATAGATTTCAATTTGAGTCAAATGGATCTCAATTTGAATTATGTGGTTAAGGAAAGGGGTGAGATTCGGATCCATTAAGAATATAAAATTAggcttttgaaattgagtttgaagAGTAGACTATTAAATTTATTTGAGTTCAGGTTAAAACTATTAAAAAGTAAATTCTTGATTGTGTTGGGTGAACCTAACGCTGGGTTGAATTAAGCTTCAATTGCTTTGAACTCCATCCCATTGAGCCGAATTTAGATGAATCAAATCTCTCAATCTTAAATCATCTGAATCAGCTCCTCAACCCTAGTATTAGATCCAATTGACTTGACTCATgcccatgattttttttttaaatctcttataaaatcatgaaataatataaaaatttagagaaaaatTATAATGAGTTTGAAAATAGATCCTAActcataaaatataatttaaacataTGAggagataaaaatactaaatataAAAGTCAAACTAAtacactaaaatgcttattatcACTCCTCACTTCCAAAGCTGATGCACGTATCAAAAACACCTATACTTAACAATCCAAGGTTGGACCAAAGTTATGATAGACCTTGTTCGGCTTGGTCAGATACAACTCAATTTATAGAGTTTAAGGTTTAATTGTCATATCATGCGTTCCTATGTATCACAATTTGACTAATCAGGATAGATATTACATCAACATTTAGCACAACGTCACATCGAGTTAACAATATTATAGATATATCACGTGTTAGAAAAGATCATGATAGATTTGGAATTTTATCATCatattataataaatctaataATCTTGCAAAGatcataatatttttaaatatttaaacaaaaataataataaatcaagaaCACATTTCTCTAAGTCTATTTTTGATTTGTTATGGACTCCATTATTTGAAGCAACAAAACAGGGGTCTTACAGTTGACTTCAATTTTGCTCGATGTGTAAAAATTCCATAGAAATTCGCTtggaaacaaaataataatttgacTATTATTAAAAATCCAGATCACATTTCACGGGATTTCCACACGCCAAATTAATCATTTTTTCTAGAGTCAATGAAATGAAATAAATGAATAGCAAAGGTAATTAGTGTCATGCCTTATCACAAAGGACTTTTCTTTGTGCGATCgttgcaaaaatattttgatgCAACTCAAGGACAAATGGACTGAGTCGTGGGGGAAAAGAAGGTCGGCAGAAACTGAGAGTTTATCATCAATTTTTCagaataattttttaatcaattattaaaCATATCATAAATTTTACatgttttataattttattaaaattgtgaatttatcaaaaaaatttccCTCGCAAATGGTAGTAAGGTGATTCCGCTTAACTTTCCCGTCAGTATCACCGTTGATTGTCGATGATGACCTTCGATTTACACCGTACTTGTTCTCGTTCACTTCGCAGTTTTCATTGGAAAGTCAGTCTGAGAATGCGATTTACACACTATCACCTCTACCATAGTAAGTTCGCACCATTATCCACTCAGAGGATGTAATGATTGAGAtatgagattttgaaattaaaattcgatACATCCAAACATATCCTCTCCCATGCCACTAATGGGATATAAAGTTCGCACCATTGTCCACTCGAGACAGTCACTGGTTGAGATATAAAGTATTGTCCTATAAAATTTTGGAATCAAAATTTAACATATATGAGGatattcttcttcatgttttgaccacttatactaatgattaGTACCCATCCGTAGTATTTCTCATCCGTGTTGATCTTGAGATAAATTAATGGAGACGTGAACGAACGAATCATCTTTTGCCATATAATAAGTTCGCACCATTCCATCCATCATCCACATTTTTATTGatcattcatattttattttttatattaatcatGTCGAATTTAGGAGGATCAATTTAGTCATATAGATGTTTCTCATTGATAAATGAAAAAGTAAAACATCCCAAAAATCCAGcctcttttaattatattttccatttaaaaataaatctaataaatatattataattgaaaattaagtcataAATACCTAAATGACAATCAAACCACCTTCTATTACACCATAGCAAAAGGGCATTAGTGATCATTAGTATTCTGCTCATGTCCGGTGGCAGATTTATATTTTCCTcacataaataaataattctcacgtagaaaaattaaattaattttaaaatgcctTAAATACCTCTAACTCCTTTTATAAATTCAATTCaacaataaatttaaaaatacatattttaaataaaaatattatattatattatattatattataatatattataataatattctTTCATCCTGAGTCATTTTGATTGTGGATTATAAATTAACTTCgtgatataaattaaatatttttaatttatttttatttatagtgtaccaatttaaaattttattaataaatttttgtTTTACATTATTTCCTACTAAAATATCTCGCTCATCCAATTTTTATGTATCGAATTCTATTGACTTAGAGTCGGACAAAATAACCCAGTCTTCCTTGCTCGTCGtccaattaaattaaaacaagttataCAATTATTTCAACTAATAATtgatagggatgtaaatgaaccatgAGCAAGTTTGGTGTTCAAcacaataaaaatttatttatgttcgtttaatatacataggattaattaaacaaacaaatctgaacaactcgttaagctaaacaaacaagcttgaacacatatgtgttcagctcgtcaacctttgtgaacaatgttcattaataaaatacttttgaatatgctaaataaataataaaataaaataaatttaaattatcaagctcaataattaatcaaacaactaaaagcttcaaacaatcaaacaaacttgaattgagagtttgataacatctaaacgaaccgagttcgaaccaagctcaaaccaatcttgaattgagagcttgataacatctaaacgaacaaaactcaagtcaaggttcaaataagctcaagctcataaaaaataaatcaagtcaaacttgaacactcattcaaaaacttgattcattttaaaCTCGACTCGATTTCTATTTAACTcgatttaattatcttatcaaataaatttgaatacttAAAACACAACTTGATTCAGCTTATTTACCATCTTAATAATTGACATTTAACATTGGAATTGAATAGCAGGGGCCTGCCTCGACGCATTGGGAATTGGGATCACTATAAGATTAGTCGAAcaatattataaataatatagGCGAGCACAGAGCAGCTAAAACGCTTCACGCTGAGTTCTATGATCGGAGCCGGAGGCCCTCTATAGTATACTCGATCCGTCTGCTGCATCTGGTCAGGTTTTCTGcttttctattgtcggtattctttTTGCTTGTTATGTTGCCTTTCCGTACAGGCTAGGCGTTACTCGTTCTTCCTGTTTTTGCACAATCTGCGATTTTTCCAAAACccttttcttttgaaattttgtagtGGTGGAAAAATCGAATCTTGCTCAAGGTTCGAGCGAGCTTTTTCCAATGAAGAATCCTGTGGTTCTCCCTAATTGCGCCCTCGTCTGCGCTTCTTTGATAATCTTGTCGGTGGCTCCGGCCATCTTAGCTGCTGATAATGACTCCGCGATCCTCCTCAGTTGCGGAGCTTCTCAACCGGGCTCCGACCTCGATGGAAGGGATTGGACCCCCGACTCCGATTTCAACTTCTCCCTCCCTTTGAGCGGCCATAGCGTCAAAGCTACACAGCAAGGTTCGTCGGTGCTTCCAGTCCCGTACTTGACCGCTCGGGTGTTCACTTCCCCTTTTTCCTACAATTTCTCTCTCGCCGTCGGCGGTCGAGTATTCCTCCGTCTCTATTTCTACCCTTCCAATTACGACAACTACACCTCTGGCGATGCCTTCTTCTCTGTCACAGCTGGCCCTTACACTCTCCTCCACAATTTTAGTGCTTCTCTTGTTGCTGATAATTTAAATGATTACTACTTTACCCGTGAATTTTCCCTCAATGTCTCCACCGGCGTCCTAAACCTCACCTTCTCTCCCTCCCCCACTCATAACCATTCTTATGCCTTTATAAACGGCATCGAGATTGTGCCAATCCCTGACATCTTTAACTCCGGCAATCCTATGCTTATCACTGGTGGCGATGGCAATCCCATAACGTACGAGATCGATCCAGAAATGGCCATCGAAACTGTTTACCGGCTCAACGTGGGTGGCCAAGCAATCGCCCCTCCCAATGGGGAATTTTCCAGGCTTTGGGAAGATGATGCACGTTACATTTTTGCCGCTGCTATTGGTGTGAAATTTTCTAAAGATCCAAATGTTAGCATCACATACGCCCCTGACGTTCCACCTTACATTGCGCCAACTGAAGTCTACGCGACAGCAAGGTCAATGGGTACATACATATCATGGGGTTTGCAGTACAATCTTACATGGATTCTTCAAGTGGATGCTGGCTTCTACTACCTTGTCCGGCTTCATTTTTGTGAGATCCAGTATCCCATAACCACGACGAACCAAAGAGTTTTTGATATCTTCATTAATAACCAGACAGCACAGAAATACGCAGATGTCATTGCTTGGAGTGGCGGTATCGGTGTTGCAACATTCAAGGATTATGTTGTGATTACAACAGGAAGTGGACAGATGGACATGTGGGTTGCCCTTCATCCAGAAATCGCCTCGCAACCAGCGTACTACGATGCAATTTTAAACGGGCTGGAGGTCTTCAAGTTGCCGAACAGCAGCAACAGTTTAGCGGGTTTTAATCCAGAACCACGTAGTACTCAGACTTTTGATAGTCCTGCCAGTCAGAAGCAGCACAAGGCTGTTGGTGCTATTTTTGGTGGATTAACTGGGGGAGTTGTCATTTTGCTTGTTGCTTTTGGCTTCATTCTATTATGCAGGCGCCGGAAGAAGCAGAAGGTGAAGGAAGCAGCCAACAGTGAGGGGACTTATGGTTCGTTGCCTCTCTCCCTCATCAGCAACTCACCTTTCGCTACATCAGCCAAGACAACAACTGGGAGCACTGCCTCGCCGCTACCTGCTAATCTTTGCCGCTACTTCTCTTTTGAAGAGATCCAAACTGCCACAAAAGACTTTGATGAATCTCTCCTTCTTGGTGTCGGTGGGTTCGGGAAGGTCTACCTCGGGGAGATTGATGACGGAACCATGAAGGTTGCGATCAAGCGTGGTAACCCAATGTCAAAGCAAGGTGTCCATGAATTCCAGACTGAAATTGAGATGTTATCCAAGCTCCGACACAGACACCTTGTTTCTTTAATTGGTTACTGTGAGGAGAACTATGAAATGATCTTAGTCTATGATTATATGGCTCATGGCACACTTCGTGAGCACCTGTATACTACGCAAAAGTCACCACTTCAATGGAAACAAAGACTTGAGATATGCATTGGGGTTGCGCATGGGCTGCATTATCTTCACACAGGTGCGACATACACCATCATACATCGAGATGTAAAGACCACAAACATATTGTTGGATGCAAATTGGGTCGCTAAAGTTTCAGATTTCGGACTTTCGAAAACTGGCCCGGAAATGGACAACACTCATGTCAGCACAGTAGTGAAGGGAAGCTTTGGTTACCTTGATCCAGAGTACTTCAGAAGGCAGCAGCTCACTGAGAAATCTGATGTTTTCTCTTTTGGGGTCGTATTGTTTGAGGTCCTCTGTGCTCGGCCAGCTCTTAATCGGGCACTTCCAGAGGAGCAAGTGAACTTGGCTGATTGGGCACTGCACTGCCAAAAGAAGGGCATTCTCAAGGAGATCATGGACCCCTGCTTGAAGGGTAGGATCGCTCCACAATGTTTCAAGAAGTTCGCAGAGACTGCAGAGAAATGCTTGGCCGATGTCGGGGTGGAAAGACCTTCCATGGGCGACGTCCTTTGGAACCTTCAAATCGCCTTGCATATCCAGGTAAGCGCAGAGAACAGCGGCAACATCATTGATGGCATATTCGACGAAGCAATACCACTCGACATGTTCCATAAGCAAGACCTTAACACTCCGACGACGGAATCGACTACTGCAACCGCCATAACCTCCATGATGAACATTCAAGACAGGAGCATTATAGGTAGCGTGGACTCTCTAGGACTGTCTTTGGAACCTCCTGATGCTGTCTTCTCAGATATCATGAACCCTACAGGACGTTGAGAGGCCACATCAGTTAATGTCATACGTGGCTTGCTGTTATAATTTTAGGTCAGTTTCTTTGTATCTGCAAGCATGTTATTGTCTGCCATATTGAAATGTAAAGCTATAGTAATTGTATGATCAAGCTTTAATCATCAAACAAAGTTTTGATTATTATCACTTGATAGACGATGATTTCTAGTAGGATCTCGCGAGATTATAAGCattattatctttaaatacttcgaTTGCTCATGCACTCCATTGTCTTAGGCTCTTAGCTTCTCTCCCACATATTGAGTTGATTTCACATTTTTGTGGTGATCTTActacaaaataattattagaataatgtTAAAACTATGGTTAAGGAACATAATGCTCCTTATCTCTTTATACGTTCTCACTTATTTCTCAACCTTAATTTGGTTATTGACTTGCACTAAGCCCTTTTTGTCTCTCTTTTGCAATTTGGGTAGTAGTCAATGATTTTGATCATTAGTGGTCTAGCTTCTTTATGGGCGTGTTATGGGTGGTGATTTAAGATTATCCCTGAATTAAGCTCTAAATCATTTGTGAATCTATTAGGTAGTCTTGCAATGCTGAAAAATGAGCCGGCCACCTTATTAATAACATGGTTCACACATGTTAAAAATATGGATTCAAAAGATGTGTGGAGTAACAAACTGATATTCATGCTCGAGAAGGGAAAAGGATCAATGGTTATAAAGGATCAATGGGAAAGGAGGAAAGGGGAAGGAATGGAGAGAGGAACTCAGGGTCGGTCGACCGCGAGCATGCAACGATCTTGTTGCCGCCGCAAGCTTGCTATGGTTAGGATGTGACTCACTGTGGCTAGGCTGCAAGGCAGTGGTGGTCTAGCTACAACTATGATTCGTAGCAATCTAAGCTACCACTAGTTCATTAGCCACCATATTGTTGGTTAGTTGGCACAAGAGGAAGTTAGCTAGTCAGGTTTGGGACAGGAGGAAATTGGATGGGTAGGGCGGAAGATGGAATGAATAAAGAAAGTGATTGTTGGTTGGCCTAATGTGACATCAAGGAAAGTTCATTTAGTCTAATTTCGAGTTGATAAAAAAATAGATCAAAACTCATTCGAGGAAGAATTTAGAATCCGTTATTCTTTTAGTTTAATAgtaaataaatgaaaaaaataatcttGATTCTCGTGCAATTCAATCTATCTTTATCAGTGATATATATAAAGTTGGGAGGTTGTGTTGGTTAAACATTTTCATTAGAAAATAGGAAGAGCAAAAGTTATTCTTGGACAATTTCTTGTGATTTTGCAAGGTACAATATCTTTTTTCAACCTCTTGATTTTAGAGTGTGGACCGAATGCTTATCTCTTGAGATATCTTCAATTTCTTCTTTGGAAGACAAATCTGTTGTAGTATGGTTAGTTAGGATATTCAGTTCTCATATGTGAGACCCGGACTCGAGTCCCAACAACAGAAACTTTTTTTTGTAGACCAACCAAAATGCTATCTGTAAATCACACTTTGACGATATAATTTCCCTTTGAGGGTGTCAAATTCTGAATGCGCATTATATTTCAGCATTTAAGCACATGTTTCTTGTCCACTGGTAAATTCTGGGGATGATTCCTTTACTGCCACTGTTATCGTagactcctccattgttatttgCCATGAAGGTGATGATGGTGAGTTACTTCCTCGGGTGAGCCATAGCATCGGCTCCTTTGGACGGCGGAGCGAATGCTTAGGGGGAAGGGCGAGGCCGCCCATGCTTCGCTTGGTCTCCTGGAATGAATTCTGACGAGTTTAGATAAAATTCGAAATGACTACTCACTTCCAAACAAAGACGGAGTTTTAAGTGAAcaaaaatgaaggaaaaaaacTTCAAAGAATCACAATAAAAATGAAGGaaaaaacatttcaaagaatCACAATGAACTTGATAGTCTggatgagcaatacctagggatGATAATGGTCCGGATTTAAATTCGGCCTCGTATTAAATTTATCCTGTTCGAAGCATATTTAAATCTGGTCAAACGAGTTACGGGACGGGTCAAAATCCGTTGTCCGAGTTTAAAAGCGAGTTCGGGGCGAATTACGGATTTCAATGAACCCGCCCCAATCtgccccatatatatatatatatatatatatatatatatatagtaagttGGTGAGTCTAATCCTTCCGATTTTAAGTGGAGTTGGGATGGGTCAGGTCTGGGTTCGGGTTCATTTTTTTCTGGCGGGGCAGATTCTAGAATTGGCCAAACCCAGTTCAAATCTGTCCCATTACCATCCTAAACAATACCTCTCGATTACTATTTTCCAGAGGGAAACATGTTGcgatctttctttctttctagAAAACACCCTGGAGATCTATCAGCAATCGATTGACAAAATTGCCTTTGGCCATGAAGGTTTTGGCTTAGATTGGTGGGGGTATTTAGGAAAATCCGATGTGTCTAGTATGTATTTGCTCATAGCATTCATATCAATTtttctaaatataaaatttattttatattttatgtaaaaaaaatctttacatAGCTATCTTATACCTTatctaaatttagattttataaatAGTACTTTGCTAAATTTATAGGGTCAATATATtccttaaatattaaaatattatttaatttagaaaaaagaaaaattacaAAGAGTAGATTGGATAAATGGCTTAGGGTGaagaaaaaactaataaaaaatagaggagaagaaaataataaaaaatgaaaattttaagataGTTGAGTagtgaaaaataattatctaatttaataaaataaattatttattttaaattttaaagatattataTAGAAATTGGCGTGGATATTATAGCGTGTGAGGCACATCATTAGGCATGTAGGTACGTGGCCAAGCTCGGCTACCCGCCATTACAGCAAACTACTGAGGAGTCCTTAAGCTAATAATGCATATGTGGCCCAGCTTGTGGGCTCAATTGGGTTCATGTAAAAGAGTTGTTGTCCACAAATCCACTTTCATGGTATGAcctaattgttggtgcgggaagcatccgatgatcgaatcgttgttttaataatggcaagggaattcaaagttaaggttatgttgttatctaacaagattcatagagcttgcaggaaagtcctaagtggtacttaggcaaaagtcctagctgcggttaggcagaagaaaaatcctagggggtggtaaccctaggtcatagggggagataaccctatgcggaaagtctttgcggatcgagggcttcaggcaaaagtcctagggggtgataaccctaggtggaaagtcctggtgtcgcgaaccagatgGAAGACTGAACGAGCCGGGAAGCgagagtccagcagaaagtccggaagcatcgagcgccgagcaaaagttcaatcgatctggaggatcgtactggcaacaggtaaaactcctgagtggagtaggtgaggatgcgttccccgcagagggaacagtaggcgtcgggtcgacttaggatttccggtcggaaatccgaagtcagactcggacagtccgaagactgtcagaatattttattaatatctgtgctaacttggttttgcaggatgtgtttgtatttgtagactaacatgttttccagggccaaaaactagagtttagcctcggatgaacagtgtctgaggcgcctccatggagcttggaggcgccttgggtgcaagccgaagccagctgtccagaggagctagaggcgcctcggatgaagctggaggcgccttggaccaaggcttgaaggcgccttaaaccagataaggtgcgaccaggtttgcgctgatccactggtgcgactcagcggcctggaggcgccttgaacaggcttggaggcgcctccggcacagtataaaagaggggttcgagGCAGCACTCAAGAAATCATCATCCAAGCGATCCTTC from Zingiber officinale cultivar Zhangliang chromosome 6B, Zo_v1.1, whole genome shotgun sequence carries:
- the LOC121989439 gene encoding receptor-like protein kinase FERONIA: MKNPVVLPNCALVCASLIILSVAPAILAADNDSAILLSCGASQPGSDLDGRDWTPDSDFNFSLPLSGHSVKATQQGSSVLPVPYLTARVFTSPFSYNFSLAVGGRVFLRLYFYPSNYDNYTSGDAFFSVTAGPYTLLHNFSASLVADNLNDYYFTREFSLNVSTGVLNLTFSPSPTHNHSYAFINGIEIVPIPDIFNSGNPMLITGGDGNPITYEIDPEMAIETVYRLNVGGQAIAPPNGEFSRLWEDDARYIFAAAIGVKFSKDPNVSITYAPDVPPYIAPTEVYATARSMGTYISWGLQYNLTWILQVDAGFYYLVRLHFCEIQYPITTTNQRVFDIFINNQTAQKYADVIAWSGGIGVATFKDYVVITTGSGQMDMWVALHPEIASQPAYYDAILNGLEVFKLPNSSNSLAGFNPEPRSTQTFDSPASQKQHKAVGAIFGGLTGGVVILLVAFGFILLCRRRKKQKVKEAANSEGTYGSLPLSLISNSPFATSAKTTTGSTASPLPANLCRYFSFEEIQTATKDFDESLLLGVGGFGKVYLGEIDDGTMKVAIKRGNPMSKQGVHEFQTEIEMLSKLRHRHLVSLIGYCEENYEMILVYDYMAHGTLREHLYTTQKSPLQWKQRLEICIGVAHGLHYLHTGATYTIIHRDVKTTNILLDANWVAKVSDFGLSKTGPEMDNTHVSTVVKGSFGYLDPEYFRRQQLTEKSDVFSFGVVLFEVLCARPALNRALPEEQVNLADWALHCQKKGILKEIMDPCLKGRIAPQCFKKFAETAEKCLADVGVERPSMGDVLWNLQIALHIQVSAENSGNIIDGIFDEAIPLDMFHKQDLNTPTTESTTATAITSMMNIQDRSIIGSVDSLGLSLEPPDAVFSDIMNPTGR